CCGGTGCCGGCAGCGCCATCGTGCCGACATAAATACCGGCCAGAAATGGGCCCGACTCCAAAAAGAAAATACGAAAGATACCGACGATCGCCAAAGCGAACATCACGATATGCGTTTCATACGCCTTGAGCACCAGCCATTTAATCCATCCGATCGGCGAACGGCGCGGCATCGTCGCAGCCTCGGGGCGGCCGCCCCCTCCGCCGACGATGCGCAGTTCGCCGTGCAGCAGCTTCAGACGTTGCACGAACGCCTTGTAGCGGGCATCGTGGCGCAGCCCGAGGATGAGCGCACTCCAGCCCCAAAGAATTCCCGCGACGCACCAAATCGAAAAACCGGTCTCGCGCATCAGGCCGAAGCCGAGCCCGATCGGTAATAGCATGTTCACGCTATGGTGCATTAAATAGTCGATCATCGTCCCATCGAGCGAAGCGGTGCGATGCCATCGAGCGAGCTGACCATCGACATGGTCGAGTAGATACCACAACGGCAAGAGCAGCGCGCCGATGAGCCAGCCCCAAGCGGTGCCGAAACCGAATGCG
The window above is part of the Planctomycetia bacterium genome. Proteins encoded here:
- a CDS encoding CDP-alcohol phosphatidyltransferase family protein: MDETIASLTDWETFRRRCLKPDPNRLGSWTARRLGRPAALHITSIVAPWGMSANQATAGAMLVASAAIVAFGFGTAWGWLIGALLLPLWYLLDHVDGQLARWHRTASLDGTMIDYLMHHSVNMLLPIGLGFGLMRETGFSIWCVAGILWGWSALILGLRHDARYKAFVQRLKLLHGELRIVGGGGGRPEAATMPRRSPIGWIKWLVLKAYETHIVMFALAIVGIFRIFFLESGPFLAGIYVGTMALPAPVLALVLVVRGLKNDEAEREFAAWYRVRETDTLEFRDGWWFAEPVPADPLSVTATVTYAETPQFVGADAGVSS